A genome region from Bacteroidota bacterium includes the following:
- a CDS encoding SpoIIE family protein phosphatase — MSKAAKTNSKPVIMCVDDEKVVLDSLISQLNYHLGDEFEVEIAQSGDEALELFSELLDEGNDVALVISDQLMPGLKGDELLIKLHQLKPEMLKILLTGQASAEAVGRAINQAKLYRFISKPWDKNDLLLTIEEAVNSYKQSRQISMKNQLTAGIFHAGQELNRITQVDKLCQQITRLLVENTGAERCSVVLMDDAQQGAAFTLDAFGRQEAIRFKMGEANDRVPVVVLGQAATHEQLLVVDKGMSPPWDTDPYVQTFNPGSMCCLPLLHDSELIGLLYLERTSDTGYFTAERVEFVNLFAQQAAVSLANARLLEQLEQKVEIRTKEVTAQKEIIEEKNRDILDSILYASRIQQAILPNPEVATDNFRDFLLMYRPKDIISGDFYYLNQVADRVVLAAVDCTGHGVPGAMLATLGYNMLDNLVLQDPQAAPGCILNALNERVKRRLRKDADGRQSADGMDIALASYEPETQTLHYAGANRNLYILRKGEMLEYKADRWPIGGSLLHTGEHEFSTQSIQLEAGDRCFIFSDGITDQFCKKNEQKFGSKRLKEFIIRQKQVSLSVLENTLDMAIEQWRGTQPQTDDILVIGFDI, encoded by the coding sequence ATGAGCAAAGCTGCCAAAACAAATAGCAAACCCGTCATTATGTGTGTAGATGACGAGAAGGTGGTGCTGGACAGCCTCATCAGCCAGCTCAACTACCACCTGGGCGATGAGTTTGAAGTGGAAATAGCCCAGAGCGGGGACGAGGCCCTGGAGCTCTTCAGCGAGCTGCTGGACGAGGGCAATGATGTGGCCCTGGTAATCAGCGACCAGCTAATGCCCGGCCTGAAAGGTGATGAGCTGCTGATAAAGCTACACCAGCTGAAGCCCGAAATGCTGAAAATACTGCTAACCGGCCAGGCCAGTGCCGAGGCCGTGGGCCGCGCCATAAACCAGGCCAAGCTGTACCGCTTTATCAGCAAGCCCTGGGATAAAAACGACCTGCTGCTTACCATCGAAGAGGCCGTAAACAGCTACAAGCAGTCTCGCCAAATCAGCATGAAAAACCAGCTTACGGCAGGTATTTTCCACGCGGGCCAAGAGCTAAACCGCATTACACAGGTAGATAAACTGTGCCAGCAGATAACGCGCCTGCTGGTAGAAAACACCGGAGCCGAACGCTGCTCGGTTGTGCTAATGGATGATGCGCAGCAGGGAGCAGCCTTTACGCTCGATGCATTTGGCAGGCAAGAGGCAATCCGCTTCAAAATGGGTGAGGCTAATGACCGGGTGCCTGTGGTCGTGCTGGGCCAGGCTGCCACCCATGAGCAGCTGCTGGTAGTGGACAAAGGCATGAGCCCACCCTGGGATACCGACCCCTACGTGCAGACCTTTAACCCCGGCAGTATGTGCTGCCTACCCCTGCTGCACGATAGCGAGCTAATAGGCCTGCTGTATCTGGAGCGCACCTCAGACACGGGATACTTTACGGCTGAACGGGTAGAGTTTGTCAACCTCTTTGCACAGCAGGCTGCCGTTAGCCTGGCCAATGCACGCCTGCTGGAGCAGCTGGAGCAGAAGGTAGAGATTCGCACCAAGGAAGTAACGGCACAGAAAGAAATCATCGAAGAAAAGAACCGAGACATCCTGGACAGCATCCTGTATGCCAGCCGCATCCAGCAGGCCATCCTACCCAACCCAGAGGTAGCAACCGACAACTTCAGAGACTTCCTGCTGATGTACCGCCCAAAAGACATCATCAGCGGAGACTTCTACTACCTGAACCAGGTGGCCGATCGCGTCGTGCTAGCAGCCGTAGACTGTACCGGCCACGGCGTTCCGGGTGCCATGCTGGCCACCCTAGGCTACAACATGCTGGATAACCTGGTGCTGCAAGACCCACAGGCCGCGCCTGGCTGCATCCTGAATGCGCTGAACGAACGTGTAAAGCGCCGGCTACGCAAGGATGCCGATGGCCGCCAAAGCGCCGACGGGATGGATATTGCCCTGGCCAGCTACGAGCCCGAAACCCAAACCCTGCACTATGCCGGTGCCAACCGCAACCTCTACATCTTGCGAAAGGGCGAGATGCTGGAGTATAAGGCAGACCGGTGGCCCATCGGAGGATCGCTGCTACACACGGGCGAACACGAGTTTAGCACCCAGTCTATCCAACTGGAAGCCGGAGACCGCTGCTTCATCTTCTCCGACGGCATTACGGATCAGTTTTGCAAAAAGAATGAGCAAAAATTTGGCAGCAAGCGGCTCAAGGAATTTATCATCCGCCAGAAACAGGTGAGCCTCAGTGTGCTGGAAAACACCCTGGACATGGCCATTGAACAGTGGCGAGGCACCCAGCCCCAAACGGATGACATACTCGTAATTGGATTCGACATCTAG
- a CDS encoding response regulator produces MNRPYILCVDDEKIVTDSLLSQLEATFGDRYDYEAASSVDEAWEVVDEIREDGAEVQLIVSDWLMPKQKGDAFLREVHEQYPSIQLIMLSGQADEDAIRQLEAIVPGFIFMRKPWNKEELMTLIATKLKTQVP; encoded by the coding sequence ATGAACAGACCCTATATACTCTGTGTAGACGACGAAAAGATCGTTACAGACTCGCTGCTGTCGCAGCTGGAGGCCACCTTTGGAGATCGCTATGACTACGAGGCCGCCAGCAGTGTAGACGAGGCCTGGGAGGTGGTAGACGAGATACGAGAAGACGGAGCCGAAGTCCAGCTCATTGTATCAGACTGGCTGATGCCCAAGCAGAAGGGCGACGCCTTTTTGCGCGAAGTGCACGAGCAGTACCCATCCATCCAGCTCATCATGCTAAGTGGCCAGGCCGATGAGGACGCAATCCGGCAGCTGGAGGCCATTGTACCCGGCTTCATTTTCATGCGCAAGCCCTGGAATAAGGAAGAGCTGATGACCCTGATCGCTACCAAACTTAAAACCCAAGTGCCATGA